The following coding sequences lie in one Gammaproteobacteria bacterium genomic window:
- the nirD gene encoding nitrite reductase small subunit NirD, producing the protein MNWITIGKLTDIPQLGSRLVRTSDGDIAVFRNAHDEVFALRDQCPHKGGPLSQGIVHGRRVTCPLHNWVLELESGCAVPPDEGCAQGFPVRVEDGVVMLCLESEAQVVNA; encoded by the coding sequence ATGAACTGGATCACGATCGGCAAGCTGACCGATATCCCGCAACTGGGATCGCGCCTGGTGCGTACGTCCGACGGCGACATCGCCGTGTTCCGCAATGCCCACGACGAGGTGTTCGCACTGCGCGACCAGTGTCCGCACAAGGGCGGTCCGTTGTCGCAGGGGATCGTGCATGGCCGGCGCGTCACCTGTCCGCTGCACAACTGGGTGCTGGAACTGGAATCGGGTTGTGCGGTGCCGCCGGACGAAGGCTGCGCACAGGGTTTTCCCGTGCGCGTCGAAGACGGCGTGGTGATGTTGTGCCTGGAAAGCGAGGCGCAGGTGGTTAATGCCTGA
- the cysG gene encoding siroheme synthase CysG, with protein MKHLPIFMHLENRTCLVVGGGTVALRKIDLLLKAGARVRVVAPRLGTGVAELAANGRVTHYPGVFTTQHLDNCALVVAATDSPLVNRWVYQKACERGLPVNVVDEPGLCSFIFPAIVDRAPVTIAISSGGAAPVLTRILRNRLESSIPAAYGRLAELVGRYRAAVKRRFGTIRARRLFWEQTLEGHVAEAALAGHWHEAERMLKHQIEAGNGDSGGEVYLIGAGPGDPDLLTFKALRLLQKADVVVYDRLVPEAIVDLARREAERVYVGKRRNDHSLPQSDISQLLADLATQGKKVARLKGGDPFVFGRGGEEITLLAEQGIPFQVVPGITAATGCAAYSGIPLTHRDYAQSVRFVTGHTRNGRLDLDWAQLARERQTLVFYMGLTNLNEICAKLVEHGLRADLPAALVEQGTTPNHRVYVGSLSDLYEKVKHLGVASPSLLIVGEVVRLHESLHWFSGEEGGAEVFPPQCHRRDRVTDRSEVA; from the coding sequence ATGAAACATCTGCCCATCTTTATGCATCTGGAGAACCGTACCTGCCTGGTCGTGGGCGGCGGGACGGTGGCGCTGCGCAAGATCGACCTGCTGCTCAAGGCCGGTGCCCGGGTGCGCGTGGTTGCACCGCGCCTGGGCACAGGAGTGGCCGAACTCGCCGCCAATGGCCGGGTGACCCATTACCCCGGTGTATTCACCACACAGCATCTCGACAATTGCGCGCTGGTGGTCGCCGCCACTGACAGTCCGCTAGTCAACCGCTGGGTGTACCAGAAGGCGTGTGAACGCGGCCTGCCGGTGAACGTGGTGGACGAGCCCGGGCTGTGCAGTTTCATTTTCCCAGCCATCGTGGACCGCGCGCCGGTCACCATTGCGATCTCCTCCGGCGGTGCGGCCCCCGTGCTCACTCGCATTCTGCGCAACCGCCTGGAGAGCAGCATCCCCGCGGCCTACGGACGACTGGCCGAACTGGTGGGGCGCTACCGTGCGGCCGTCAAACGGCGTTTCGGCACGATCCGTGCACGCAGATTATTTTGGGAACAGACGTTGGAGGGCCACGTTGCCGAGGCCGCACTGGCAGGGCACTGGCATGAAGCAGAACGCATGCTCAAGCACCAGATCGAGGCAGGAAACGGTGACAGCGGCGGCGAGGTGTATCTCATCGGCGCCGGGCCGGGCGATCCGGATCTTCTGACCTTCAAGGCACTGCGTCTGCTGCAAAAGGCCGACGTGGTGGTGTACGACCGCCTGGTACCCGAGGCGATCGTCGATCTGGCCCGGCGCGAGGCGGAGCGCGTTTATGTCGGCAAGCGGCGCAACGATCACAGCCTGCCGCAGTCGGATATATCCCAACTGCTCGCGGATTTAGCCACGCAGGGGAAAAAGGTGGCGCGCCTCAAGGGCGGCGACCCGTTCGTATTCGGCCGCGGCGGCGAGGAAATCACGCTGTTGGCGGAGCAGGGCATACCGTTCCAGGTGGTGCCCGGCATTACCGCCGCCACGGGGTGCGCGGCATATTCCGGCATTCCGCTCACGCATCGCGATTACGCCCAGTCGGTTCGTTTCGTGACCGGCCACACCCGAAACGGGCGGCTCGATCTGGACTGGGCGCAGTTGGCGCGTGAACGCCAGACCCTGGTGTTTTACATGGGCCTGACGAATCTGAACGAGATCTGCGCAAAGCTGGTCGAGCACGGTTTGCGTGCCGACCTGCCCGCCGCGCTGGTCGAACAGGGGACGACACCCAACCATCGCGTGTATGTCGGGTCGTTGTCGGATCTTTACGAGAAGGTGAAGCACCTCGGTGTGGCTTCGCCGAGTTTGCTGATAGTCGGTGAAGTGGTACGGCTGCATGAGAGTCTGCATTGGTTTTCAGGAGAGGAAGGCGGTGCGGAGGTGTTTCCGCCGCAATGCCATCGCAGGGACCGGGTCACTGACAGGAGTGAAGTGGCATGA
- a CDS encoding tetratricopeptide repeat protein translates to MNAIVRLLPLACAALLLAACAGGPPKPFEPQAPAPEQQPPAETAPQPAPPQPFSSPSPSAAREQNPAVVALLNEAERQSLAGQYDEAATNVERALRIAPRDANLWHELAKLRLQQGQLQQAEALAHRSNSLAGQDRALQARNWALIAQARAKRGLNAQAEAARRKARELGAQ, encoded by the coding sequence ATGAACGCCATAGTCCGTCTTCTGCCGTTGGCCTGTGCCGCACTTCTGCTCGCGGCCTGTGCCGGGGGTCCGCCCAAGCCCTTCGAACCGCAGGCACCGGCGCCCGAGCAGCAACCGCCAGCCGAGACCGCGCCGCAGCCGGCACCCCCGCAACCGTTTTCTTCGCCGTCGCCTTCGGCCGCACGTGAGCAGAACCCCGCCGTGGTCGCCCTGCTCAACGAGGCCGAGCGTCAGTCCCTGGCGGGTCAATACGACGAGGCCGCCACCAACGTGGAGCGCGCGCTGCGCATTGCGCCGCGCGACGCCAATCTGTGGCACGAGCTCGCCAAGCTGCGTTTGCAGCAGGGGCAGTTGCAGCAGGCCGAGGCGTTGGCGCATCGCTCCAACAGTCTGGCCGGCCAGGACCGGGCACTGCAGGCCCGGAACTGGGCGCTGATCGCCCAGGCGCGCGCCAAGCGCGGCTTGAACGCCCAGGCGGAGGCGGCCCGCCGCAAGGCCCGGGAACTCGGCGCCCAGTGA
- a CDS encoding AAA family ATPase: MPDSLEIHQKLAKALHDPQRYPHPVAKVEEIQTHISTVLLTGDYAYKIKKPLDFGFLNFTSLADRKHFCEEEIRLNRRLAPQLYLDVVAVTGSPEAPELNGAGEPFEYMVRMRQFDQEGLLNNVLARGELSADMIDEIARRMAAFHTEAAVSGPDAPFGTADMVVAPMRQNFEQLRPLLQDADRLAQLERIEAWTESEFDRLKPLLDARKLGGFIRECHGDMHLGNMALVNGEIDIFDGIEFNDSFRWIDVMSELAFLVMDLDDRGQHGFASRVRNLYLQASGDYAGLPLLRFYQVYRAMVRAKVSSLRLAQPDLSDQERASTLRAYQSYADLAERYTSESADGLIITHGFSGSGKSTYSQQLVDELGAIRLRSDVERKRLHDLDEQARTKSGIAQGLYAPEATARVYEHLSELARAIIDAGYVCVVDATFLKQAQRAPFRDLAREIGTGFTILDLQADEARLSANIRAREREGGDASEADLEVLRHQLANHDPLAADEPSIQVQVGDPLPLDSIRQVLGLPSGADQQTALA; the protein is encoded by the coding sequence ATGCCTGACAGCCTCGAAATCCATCAAAAGCTCGCCAAGGCCCTGCACGATCCGCAGCGCTACCCGCACCCCGTCGCCAAGGTGGAAGAGATCCAGACCCACATCTCCACCGTACTGCTCACCGGCGACTACGCCTACAAGATCAAGAAACCGCTCGACTTCGGCTTTCTCAACTTCACCAGCCTGGCCGACCGCAAGCATTTCTGCGAAGAGGAAATCCGCCTCAACCGCCGTCTCGCGCCCCAGCTGTACCTGGACGTGGTGGCCGTCACCGGCAGCCCGGAGGCACCGGAGCTGAACGGCGCGGGCGAGCCCTTCGAATACATGGTGCGCATGCGTCAGTTCGATCAGGAGGGTCTGCTCAACAATGTGCTGGCGCGGGGCGAATTGAGCGCCGACATGATTGACGAGATCGCCCGCCGCATGGCCGCCTTTCATACCGAAGCCGCCGTTTCCGGCCCGGATGCCCCCTTCGGCACCGCCGACATGGTGGTCGCGCCGATGCGCCAGAACTTCGAACAACTGCGCCCGCTGCTTCAGGACGCCGATCGCCTGGCTCAGCTCGAGCGGATCGAGGCATGGACCGAGTCCGAATTCGACCGTCTCAAGCCGCTGCTCGACGCTCGCAAGCTGGGCGGCTTCATCCGCGAGTGCCACGGCGACATGCATCTCGGCAACATGGCATTGGTCAACGGCGAGATCGACATCTTCGACGGCATCGAATTCAACGATTCGTTCCGCTGGATCGATGTCATGAGCGAACTCGCCTTCCTGGTCATGGACCTGGACGACCGCGGCCAGCACGGCTTCGCCAGCCGGGTGCGCAACCTCTACCTGCAAGCCAGTGGCGATTACGCCGGCCTGCCGCTGCTGCGTTTTTATCAGGTCTATCGCGCCATGGTGCGTGCCAAGGTCTCCAGCCTGCGTCTCGCGCAGCCCGACCTCAGCGACCAGGAACGCGCCAGCACCCTGCGTGCCTATCAAAGCTACGCCGACCTGGCGGAACGCTATACCAGCGAAAGCGCCGACGGATTGATCATCACCCACGGCTTCTCCGGCTCCGGCAAGAGCACCTACAGCCAGCAGCTGGTCGACGAACTCGGCGCCATCCGCCTGCGCTCCGACGTCGAACGCAAGCGCTTGCACGACCTGGACGAACAGGCACGCACCAAATCCGGTATCGCACAGGGACTCTACGCCCCCGAAGCCACGGCCCGCGTCTACGAACATCTGTCCGAACTGGCGCGCGCCATCATCGATGCCGGCTACGTCTGCGTGGTGGATGCCACCTTCCTCAAGCAGGCGCAGCGAGCGCCGTTCCGCGACCTGGCACGGGAAATCGGCACGGGCTTCACCATCCTCGACCTGCAGGCCGACGAAGCCCGGCTCAGCGCCAACATCCGCGCCCGTGAGCGCGAGGGCGGCGATGCCTCCGAGGCCGATCTCGAAGTGCTGCGCCATCAGCTCGCCAACCACGATCCGCTCGCGGCCGACGAACCGTCGATCCAGGTTCAGGTGGGCGACCCGTTGCCGCTGGATTCCATCCGACAGGTCCTCGGCCTGCCGAGCGGAGCGGATCAACAGACCGCCCTGGCCTGA
- a CDS encoding molybdopterin-dependent oxidoreductase — translation MPEAVRTTCPYCGVGCGVLVTRDGERIKVSGDPEHPANFGRLCSKGAALGETLDAEGRLLQPMVDGRTVDWDTALAAVADGFKRVIDEHGPDAVAFYVSGQLLTEDYYVANKLMKGFIGSANIDTNSRLCMSSAVAAHKRAFGSDTVPVCYEDLEQADLVVLVGSNTAWTHPVLYQRMAAAKRQRPVMRVMVLDPRRTATCDIADLHLALKPGSDAFLFNGLLGYLQRHDGLDLEFIERHTEGLDEALAVANGSAPDIAAVAQACELSEAEVARFYEWFAQTERTVTLWSQGVNQSSSGVDKGNAIINVHLASGRIGRAGMGPFSITGQPNAMGGREVGGLANQLAAHMDFDAESLSRVARFWNAPRPAGRPGLKAVELFQAIERGDIKAVWIMATNPAVSLPEADRVRAALRDCELVVVSDCVHPTDTSELAHVLLPAAGWGEKDGTVTNSERRLSRQRAFMAPLGEARPDWWIVTQVARRMGFADAFPYEHPAAVLREFAALTALDNAGSRDLDLGPVQDLSDAAYGAFEPMQWPLDNAGRGRQRLFADGRFYTDSGRARLIAVTPRPPMQTVDHAYPLVLNTGRIRDQWHTMTRTAKSARLTTHTPEPFVQIHPADAARFRVQQDGLARLSSPHGRLLARVKVDTDQRPGSVFVPMHWSDANACCARVDSLVAAHTDPVSGQPESKHGVAHIEPFNAQWHGFILSRRPLELGFADYCVSIRGVEHWRHELAGESPPPDWGVWVQEHLLGPGEWLEYADPATGRYRAARLQHGRLEMVLFVAPDWGLPERTWLGQLFAEDHIDDMARMSLLVGKARGGMPDQGRTVCSCFNVGLNTILDAIKNQGLVKPEQIGAALKAGTNCGSCVPELREILARAASGA, via the coding sequence ATGCCTGAAGCGGTTCGCACAACCTGTCCGTATTGCGGCGTCGGCTGCGGGGTGCTGGTCACCCGCGACGGCGAACGCATCAAGGTGAGCGGCGATCCCGAACATCCCGCCAATTTCGGACGTCTGTGTTCCAAGGGCGCGGCTCTGGGCGAGACGCTGGACGCGGAAGGGCGGTTGTTGCAGCCGATGGTCGACGGCAGGACGGTGGACTGGGATACCGCACTGGCTGCGGTCGCCGACGGCTTCAAACGCGTTATCGACGAACACGGACCCGACGCGGTTGCGTTTTATGTTTCCGGCCAGTTGCTGACCGAGGATTATTACGTGGCCAACAAGCTGATGAAGGGCTTCATCGGCTCGGCCAACATCGACACCAACTCCCGGCTTTGCATGTCCTCGGCCGTGGCGGCGCACAAGCGCGCCTTCGGCAGCGACACGGTGCCGGTGTGCTATGAGGACCTGGAGCAGGCCGACCTGGTGGTGCTGGTCGGGTCGAACACGGCCTGGACGCATCCCGTGCTGTACCAGCGCATGGCGGCCGCCAAGCGCCAACGTCCGGTCATGCGGGTGATGGTGCTCGATCCGCGCCGTACGGCGACCTGCGATATCGCCGACCTGCATCTGGCGCTCAAACCCGGCAGCGACGCGTTCCTGTTCAACGGCCTGCTCGGTTACCTGCAACGCCATGACGGCCTCGATCTCGAATTCATCGAGCGTCATACAGAGGGTCTTGATGAGGCGCTGGCCGTTGCAAACGGCTCGGCGCCCGATATCGCGGCCGTGGCGCAGGCCTGCGAATTGAGCGAGGCCGAGGTCGCGCGCTTTTACGAATGGTTTGCGCAAACGGAACGCACCGTCACGCTCTGGTCGCAGGGCGTGAACCAGTCCAGCAGCGGCGTGGACAAGGGCAACGCCATTATCAACGTGCACCTGGCCAGCGGCCGCATCGGCCGCGCCGGCATGGGACCGTTTTCGATCACCGGCCAGCCGAATGCCATGGGCGGGCGCGAGGTCGGCGGTCTGGCCAATCAGCTTGCCGCGCACATGGATTTCGACGCCGAAAGCCTGTCACGCGTCGCGCGTTTCTGGAACGCACCACGGCCGGCCGGGCGTCCCGGCCTGAAGGCCGTGGAGCTGTTTCAGGCCATCGAGCGCGGCGATATCAAGGCCGTGTGGATCATGGCCACCAATCCCGCCGTGAGCCTGCCCGAGGCCGACCGGGTGCGGGCGGCGTTGCGCGATTGCGAACTGGTGGTGGTCTCGGATTGCGTGCATCCCACCGATACTTCCGAACTGGCGCATGTTCTGCTGCCGGCCGCCGGCTGGGGCGAAAAGGACGGCACGGTAACCAACTCCGAGCGACGCCTGTCGCGCCAGCGCGCGTTTATGGCGCCGTTGGGCGAGGCGCGTCCCGACTGGTGGATCGTCACGCAGGTGGCGCGGCGTATGGGATTTGCCGACGCCTTTCCTTACGAACACCCCGCCGCGGTGTTGCGCGAGTTCGCCGCGCTGACCGCGCTAGACAACGCGGGTTCGCGTGACCTGGACCTGGGGCCGGTGCAGGATCTGAGCGATGCCGCCTACGGGGCATTCGAACCGATGCAGTGGCCGCTGGATAATGCTGGCCGGGGACGCCAGCGCCTGTTCGCCGACGGCCGTTTTTATACCGACAGCGGACGCGCCCGGCTGATCGCGGTCACGCCGCGTCCGCCGATGCAGACCGTCGATCATGCCTACCCGCTGGTGTTGAATACGGGACGCATCCGCGACCAGTGGCACACCATGACGCGCACGGCAAAAAGCGCGCGTCTGACGACCCACACACCGGAGCCCTTCGTGCAGATCCATCCTGCGGATGCGGCGCGCTTTCGGGTGCAACAGGACGGGCTCGCCAGGCTGAGCAGTCCGCACGGGCGGCTGCTGGCCAGGGTGAAGGTGGATACCGACCAGCGACCGGGCTCGGTCTTCGTGCCCATGCACTGGAGCGATGCCAACGCATGCTGCGCGCGGGTGGACAGCCTGGTTGCCGCGCACACCGATCCCGTTTCCGGGCAGCCCGAATCCAAACACGGCGTGGCGCATATCGAACCGTTCAACGCGCAGTGGCACGGCTTCATTCTTTCCCGTCGGCCACTCGAACTCGGTTTCGCCGATTACTGCGTTTCCATTCGCGGCGTCGAGCACTGGCGCCACGAGCTGGCGGGCGAAAGCCCGCCGCCGGACTGGGGAGTATGGGTGCAGGAGCATCTGCTCGGGCCGGGCGAATGGCTGGAATACGCCGACCCCGCTACCGGCCGCTATCGTGCCGCGCGCCTGCAGCACGGGCGCTTGGAAATGGTGTTGTTCGTCGCCCCGGACTGGGGGCTGCCGGAGCGGACCTGGCTGGGCCAGTTGTTCGCCGAGGATCACATCGATGACATGGCCCGCATGAGCCTGCTGGTCGGCAAGGCGCGCGGCGGCATGCCCGATCAGGGGCGCACGGTGTGTTCGTGTTTCAACGTCGGCCTGAACACGATTCTGGATGCGATCAAAAACCAGGGGCTGGTCAAGCCCGAACAGATCGGCGCCGCGCTCAAGGCGGGCACCAACTGCGGCTCCTGCGTACCCGAACTGCGCGAGATCCTGGCCCGCGCGGCAAGCGGTGCCTAG
- a CDS encoding C40 family peptidase yields the protein MVNIKPPVLLLTLAIAAGLGGCAGTPTRPATHDWRDAGYPVTPKRQEVVHVAKSMLGHRYLYGGDTPREGFDCSGLVFYSYERAGINVPRTAYQQLKHSRKVGFYDLRPGDLLFFQFHGRPSHVGIYIGDGSFIHAPKTGGRVSRASLENPYWSEHLVRAGNYF from the coding sequence ATGGTGAATATAAAGCCACCGGTTCTGCTCCTGACCCTGGCCATTGCCGCCGGACTGGGTGGCTGCGCCGGCACGCCCACGCGTCCGGCTACGCACGATTGGCGTGATGCCGGTTACCCGGTAACGCCGAAAAGACAGGAAGTGGTCCACGTCGCCAAATCGATGCTGGGCCATCGCTATCTCTACGGTGGCGACACGCCCAGAGAGGGTTTCGACTGCAGCGGCCTGGTGTTCTACAGCTACGAGCGGGCGGGCATCAATGTCCCACGCACCGCGTATCAGCAGCTCAAGCATTCCCGCAAGGTAGGCTTTTATGACCTGCGCCCCGGAGACCTGCTCTTTTTCCAGTTCCACGGGCGGCCCAGTCACGTGGGCATTTACATAGGCGACGGCAGTTTCATCCACGCGCCCAAGACGGGCGGACGGGTGTCGCGCGCCTCGCTGGAAAATCCCTATTGGAGCGAACACCTGGTGCGCGCCGGAAACTATTTCTGA
- the mrcB gene encoding penicillin-binding protein 1B, with protein sequence MARRSRRSTRKKASPKRRRGTVQRRRWWPYAGGVGLVLLVVYVLVLNTIVTSRFEGRRWELPARVFASPMELYPGLELKPADFEEGLRLLHFKPAARITERGTYQRRGSEFRVHTRGFQFASDEEPSRELDVDFSGDHVVSVRDLKSGQNIALARLSPLLIANIYPRHNEDRILVRLDKIPPTMVKGLVSVEDRTFYSNIGLDFRSIARALIADIRAGRIVEGGSTLTQQLVKNLFLTNRRTVWRKANEAVMALLLTAHYSKDEIMETFMNEVYLGQDGQRSIHGVGLASEFYFEKPVSALDLSQQALLIALVRGPSYYDPRLHSKRALARRNLVLRIMAQQGVITDAQAHEAESRPLGVVKEAPSGVTPFPAFLQLVQNELERDYSEEELRSAGLFIFTTLDPLVQIATEHAVDQGLKQVEAGHGVKRGTLQAAAVVASVNNGEVLAVVGGRDVRYAGFNRALDIQRPIGSLVKPAVYLTALAQPKDYTLATLLDDSPLSVPQPDGKDWQPLNYSREYHGQVTLMQALVHSYNVPTARLGLAVGLPNIIDTLHRLGVTKTIPAYPAILLGSINLSPLQVAQMYQTIAASGYRTPLKAVRRVMDQQGQVLKRYPLTVEQAVNASTDYLIQATLHEVTQEGTAQALKSWLPNLSVAGKTGTTNDLRDSWFAGFSGQHTAVVWVGRDDNQPTGLTGATGALRVWADLMSDISTQPLDPPKPDNVEWKLIDPTNGLLADESCADAQWMPFIQGSAPQDFSSCGGGVSGTIRKTFRWFKGLLQ encoded by the coding sequence ATGGCACGCCGTAGCAGACGCAGCACCAGGAAAAAAGCCAGTCCCAAGCGCCGGCGCGGGACGGTGCAGCGCCGCCGCTGGTGGCCATATGCGGGCGGCGTGGGGCTGGTGCTCCTCGTCGTATACGTCCTGGTCCTCAATACCATCGTCACCAGCCGTTTCGAAGGGCGCCGCTGGGAACTGCCCGCACGCGTGTTCGCCAGTCCGATGGAGCTGTATCCGGGGCTGGAACTCAAGCCGGCGGATTTCGAGGAAGGCCTGCGCCTGCTGCACTTCAAACCGGCCGCACGGATTACCGAACGGGGCACCTACCAGCGCCGCGGCAGCGAGTTCCGGGTGCATACCCGGGGCTTCCAGTTCGCCAGCGACGAAGAACCCTCCCGCGAGCTGGACGTCGATTTCAGCGGCGATCACGTCGTTTCCGTGCGCGACCTGAAAAGCGGGCAGAACATCGCGCTGGCCCGGCTCAGCCCGCTGCTGATCGCCAACATCTACCCGCGCCATAACGAAGATCGCATCCTGGTGCGTCTGGACAAGATTCCACCGACCATGGTGAAAGGGCTGGTGTCGGTCGAGGACCGCACCTTCTACAGCAACATCGGCCTGGATTTCCGCTCCATCGCTCGCGCGCTGATTGCAGATATCCGCGCCGGGCGCATCGTGGAAGGCGGCAGCACGCTCACCCAGCAGCTGGTGAAAAACCTGTTCCTGACCAATCGCCGTACCGTCTGGCGCAAGGCCAACGAAGCGGTGATGGCGCTGTTGCTCACCGCGCATTACAGCAAAGACGAGATCATGGAGACCTTCATGAACGAGGTCTACCTGGGTCAGGACGGCCAGCGTTCCATCCACGGGGTGGGTCTGGCCAGCGAGTTCTATTTCGAAAAGCCGGTCAGCGCGCTCGATCTGTCTCAGCAGGCGCTGCTGATCGCCCTGGTGCGCGGTCCCTCCTATTACGATCCGCGCCTGCATTCCAAGCGTGCTTTGGCACGCCGTAACCTGGTGCTCAGGATCATGGCCCAGCAGGGCGTGATTACCGATGCTCAGGCCCACGAGGCGGAGTCCAGGCCACTCGGCGTGGTGAAGGAAGCACCTTCCGGGGTGACGCCGTTCCCGGCTTTCCTGCAACTGGTGCAGAACGAACTGGAGCGCGACTACAGCGAGGAGGAGCTGCGCAGCGCCGGACTGTTCATCTTCACCACGCTCGATCCGCTGGTGCAGATCGCCACCGAACACGCGGTGGATCAGGGCCTGAAGCAGGTCGAGGCGGGTCACGGCGTCAAGCGCGGTACATTGCAGGCCGCCGCGGTCGTGGCCTCGGTCAACAACGGCGAGGTGCTGGCCGTGGTGGGCGGGCGCGACGTGCGCTACGCCGGTTTCAATCGTGCGCTGGACATCCAGCGTCCGATCGGTTCGCTGGTCAAGCCCGCGGTGTATCTCACAGCGCTGGCCCAGCCCAAGGATTACACCCTCGCGACCCTGCTCGACGATTCGCCGCTCAGCGTGCCCCAGCCGGACGGCAAGGACTGGCAGCCGCTGAACTACAGCCGCGAGTACCACGGCCAGGTCACCCTGATGCAGGCGCTGGTGCATTCCTACAATGTGCCGACCGCGCGTCTCGGGCTGGCGGTCGGATTGCCCAATATCATCGACACCCTGCATCGTCTGGGCGTGACCAAGACCATTCCCGCCTATCCGGCCATCCTGCTCGGCTCGATCAACCTGTCGCCGCTGCAGGTGGCGCAGATGTACCAGACCATCGCCGCCTCGGGCTACCGCACGCCGCTCAAGGCCGTGCGCCGGGTGATGGACCAGCAGGGGCAGGTGCTGAAGCGCTATCCGCTGACGGTCGAGCAGGCCGTCAACGCCTCCACCGACTATCTGATCCAGGCCACGCTGCACGAGGTCACCCAGGAGGGTACGGCCCAGGCCCTGAAGTCCTGGCTGCCCAACCTAAGCGTGGCCGGCAAGACCGGCACCACCAACGACCTGCGCGACAGCTGGTTCGCCGGTTTTTCCGGCCAGCACACCGCCGTGGTCTGGGTCGGGCGCGACGACAACCAGCCCACCGGTCTGACCGGTGCCACCGGCGCGCTGCGCGTGTGGGCGGACCTGATGTCCGATATCTCCACCCAGCCGCTCGATCCGCCCAAGCCGGACAACGTGGAATGGAAGCTGATCGACCCGACCAATGGCCTGCTGGCGGACGAATCCTGCGCCGATGCCCAGTGGATGCCGTTCATTCAGGGCTCTGCACCGCAGGACTTCTCCTCTTGCGGGGGCGGGGTAAGCGGCACCATCCGCAAGACCTTCCGCTGGTTCAAGGGCCTGCTGCAATAA
- a CDS encoding uroporphyrinogen-III synthase — MNTDDGVSFTGRCVALPEARQLDVLAGLLERRGAKVIRCPLVSILDTPDQDHVHEWLQRFVGDDQLQDFILLTGEGLKRLLAASERMRMREPFVKKLARVRKISRGPKPGRVLRELGLQSDVVSVQPTSAGVIETLAELEFATPYVGLQLYGSEPNLPLQNALRERDLQPVPVAPYIYTTALEDDYVMALIEKLADGDVDAIAFTSQPQVRRLFSVAESNGQTERLRKAFKKILVAAIGPVVGEYLKSYGVRVDVIPQTRFFMRPLVDALANRFGSTPQAAL; from the coding sequence ATGAATACAGATGACGGAGTTTCATTCACAGGACGTTGCGTGGCCCTGCCTGAGGCGCGCCAGTTGGATGTGCTGGCCGGGCTGTTGGAACGGCGGGGGGCGAAAGTGATCCGCTGCCCGCTGGTTTCCATTCTGGACACGCCCGATCAGGATCACGTGCACGAGTGGTTGCAACGCTTTGTCGGCGACGACCAGTTGCAGGATTTCATTTTGTTGACCGGCGAAGGCTTGAAGCGTTTGCTGGCTGCCAGCGAGCGCATGCGCATGCGCGAGCCGTTCGTGAAAAAACTGGCGCGGGTGCGCAAGATCTCGCGCGGGCCAAAACCGGGGCGCGTGCTGCGCGAGCTTGGTCTGCAAAGCGACGTTGTTTCTGTGCAGCCGACCTCGGCGGGCGTGATCGAAACCCTGGCGGAACTCGAGTTCGCGACGCCTTACGTCGGTCTGCAGCTATACGGTTCCGAACCCAACCTGCCGTTGCAGAACGCCCTGCGCGAACGCGATCTGCAGCCGGTGCCCGTGGCGCCTTACATCTATACCACGGCATTGGAGGACGACTACGTGATGGCCCTGATCGAGAAGCTCGCCGACGGGGACGTGGACGCGATTGCCTTCACCAGCCAGCCGCAGGTGCGGCGGTTGTTCTCGGTGGCAGAATCCAACGGTCAGACCGAACGTCTGCGCAAGGCCTTCAAGAAGATTCTGGTTGCCGCCATCGGGCCGGTCGTCGGCGAGTATCTCAAGAGCTACGGCGTGCGGGTGGACGTGATACCGCAGACGCGGTTTTTCATGCGACCGCTGGTCGATGCCCTGGCGAACCGGTTCGGTTCCACGCCGCAGGCGGCGTTGTAG